In Topomyia yanbarensis strain Yona2022 chromosome 2, ASM3024719v1, whole genome shotgun sequence, one DNA window encodes the following:
- the LOC131684414 gene encoding protein-cysteine N-palmitoyltransferase Rasp-like: MGSIKISVDAALCTVFYVACLFYSFYKNYEISNDGLQNFYYLEEGWSIFKGRRRDDYDWEWEIYKKFAVDNSLIFVFHAVFFEIIRIKRFKHISSALTVFGCGAILYIYGFKVLLILLLQNITFYTISSWSESIYLLWIKAFVWIAAINTVKILYFYDQLNILLDIDNDKLLEFSIIISWNVIKCTCFCLDKTKSKGSNEHYRLVDLLGYSFYYPLLLFGPVIIYDRFKECRKLSWPFESINTLKRIKTLAWRLCVCYFWALVMETGQHFFYINIIQLDLKLLQHTNLWVLYGLGYLMGQFFYVKYVIFYGIGIAFGNFDGLEMPQKPICIGRVHLYSDMWKFFDRGLYEFLFRYIYTQLCTTTSCGTRKILASSITFVFIYIWHGLYTFVLIWSALNWICIVLEGFVKSIFGNNTRIGALVGTHVFILSVLSNFFFFAREEVGYIYIRRTYYENINNYLVLYAVAYCFYRTGEWIKSIEGNRRSSLKKSF; this comes from the exons ATGGGTTCTATCAAAATATCAGTTGATGCAGCACTTTGTACAGTTTTCTACGTAGCATGTttgttttactcattttacaagaattatGAGATTAGCAATG ATGGTCTCCAAAACTTCTACTACCTCGAGGAAGGCTGGTCAATTTTCAAAGGCCGCCGTCGCGATGATTACGACTGGGAGTGGGAAATCTACAAAAAATTCGCTGTCGATAACTCATTAATTTTCGTCTTTCATGCAGTTTTCTTTGAAATCATTCGCATTAAACGGTTCAAGCACATTTCCTCGGCTTTAACTGTGTTTGGTTGCGGAGCGATACTCTATATTTACGGATTCAAAGTTCTGTTAATTCTTCTACTACAAAACATAACTTTCTACACAATCAGCTCTTGGAGCGAAAGTATTTACCTCCTGTGGATCAAGGCATTTGTGTGGATAGCGGCCATCAATACGGtgaaaatcttatatttttacgatcaattgaatATTTTGCTGGACATTGATAACGATAAGCTGCTGGAGTTCAGTATTATTATATCATGGAATGTGATAAAATGCACGTGCTTTTGTTTGGATAAAACTAAGTCGAAAGGCAGCAACGAACACTACCGTCTAGTTGATCTACTGGGGTATTCGTTTTACTATCCTTTGCTTCTGTTCGGTCCGGTAATAATATATGATCGGTTTAAAGAGTGTCGCAAATTGAGTTGGCCGTTTGAGAGCATAAATACGCTCAAACGAATTAAAACTTTAGCCTGGCGACTTTGTGTGTGCTACTTTTGGGCGCTTGTCATGGAAACTGGtcaacattttttctacattaacATCATCCAATTAGATTTAAAG TTGCTGCAACACACAAATCTCTGGGTTTTATATGGACTGGGTTATCTCATGGGGCAATTCTTCTACGTCAAGTACGTAATATTCTATGGCATCGGCATTGCATTCGGCAATTTTGACGGTCTGGAGATGCCACAAAAACCTATTTGCATAGGAAGGGTTCATCTATATTCGGATATGTGGAAATTCTTCGACCGGGGTCTATATGAGTTTTTGTTCAG ATACATCTACACGCAACTCTGCACAACAACGTCGTGTGGAACAAGAAAAATTTTGGCAAGTTCCATTACCTTTGTATTTATCTACATTTGGCATGGTTTGTACACGTTCGTCCTGATATGGTCAGCGCTGAATTGGATTTGTATTGTTTTGGAAGGCTTCGTTAAGAGCATATTCGGCAACAATACTCGGATAGGAGCACTCGTAGGAACACACGTGTTCATTTTATCAGTGTTGTCGAACTTTTTCTTCTTCGCTCGAGAGGAAGTAGGGTACATTTACATCAGAAGGACTTActatgaaaatattaacaacTATTTGGTGCTTTATGCAGTAGCCTATTGCTTTTACCGAACTGGAGAGTGGATTAAATCGATCGAAGGGAATCGAAGGAGCTCCTTGAAGAAAAGTTTTTGA
- the LOC131684415 gene encoding zinc finger protein 860-like, with amino-acid sequence MASSQLQIRPPMGLLTTVADLPPSYKARYISATIKLTPESPLDLTVKQSFGGAITPPLTPSPLKKRYREENDENHDGNRVKQIKVEIEEQDKRETTPVKPVKSAVASRNSKNPPPVAPVLKERRTKAARKLKFDEETTSPVSGTIIISLEEVINSEIPRESGDIDPQFNLVEISDEVRAELATIPNVIGAYNCKLCRLEFEDAFGLAQHRCACIVLLEYRCPECSKRFNCPANLASHRRWHKPRDQVAKKGDTGKTGEDPECKYRCEQCNKTFKRPAYLKKHQLTHEKAKNKSKHIQSSAESEHNATNSNVSGERSSGEESNNSADSRNTVYVNHMSEAPQTMFTVVASEPPLQHDLMHHNYHANSRTSQHSSTTEYSEMDEDDDYEERALVINEDYQDEMEEIRSAYCDRFTEEENIAAAALAHLRNGPSVIRHTTALVV; translated from the coding sequence ATGGCTTCATCGCAGCTCCAAATCCGCCCGCCAATGGGTCTCCTGACAACGGTGGCAGATTTGCCACCAAGCTACAAGGCGAGATACATAAGCGCTACCATCAAACTCACCCCCGAGTCGCCACTCGATTTAACCGTAAAGCAAAGCTTTGGAGGAGCAATTACACCGCCACTGACGCCATCGCCGCTGAAGAAGCGTTATCGCGAGGAAAATGACGAAAACCACGATGGCAATCGCGTCAAGCAGATTAAGGTCGAAATTGAAGAGCAGGACAAAAGGGAAACTACACCAGTGAAACCGGTTAAATCGGCCGTGGCTTCTAGAAATTCGAAGAATCCCCCACCGGTCGCCCCAGTGTTGAAAGAGAGACGCACCAAAGCAGCAAGAAAGCTTAAATTTGACGAAGAGACTACATCACCCGTTTCGGGTACAATAATTATATCGCTGGAGGAGGTTATCAACAGTGAAATTCCCCGCGAATCTGGTGATATTGATCCTCAATTTAATCTGGTAGAAATATCGGACGAAGTTCGAGCTGAGCTAGCAACTATTCCCAACGTAATTGGTGCCTATAATTGTAAACTATGTCGCCTTGAGTTTGAGGATGCTTTTGGCCTCGCCCAGCATCGGTGTGCATGTATTGTTCTTCTAGAATACCGTTGTCCCGAGTGTAGCAAACGTTTCAACTGTCCAGCAAATCTTGCGTCACATCGTCGGTGGCACAAACCACGTGATCAAGTTGCTAAAAAAGGAGATACTGGTAAGACTGGTGAGGATCCTGAGTGTAAATACCGATGTGAACAATGCAACAAAACGTTCAAACGCCCCGCCTATTTAAAGAAGCATCAGTTAACGCAtgaaaaagctaaaaacaaATCGAAACATATTCAATCAAGTGCCGAAAGCGAACATAACGCAACAAACAGCAACGTCTCTGGTGAACGTAGCAGTGGCGAAGAGTCGAACAATTCTGCTGACAGTCGCAATACTGTTTATGTTAATCATATGTCCGAAGCACCACAAACCATGTTCACGGTAGTAGCTAGTGAGCCTCCACTTCAACATGATCTGATGCACCATAACTACCACGCCAACTCCAGAACATCGCAGCATTCGTCGACAACAGAATATAGCGAAATGGATGAAGATGATGATTACGAGGAGCGGGCCTTAGTGATCAATGAAGACTACCAGGACGAAATGGAGGAAATTCGGTCAGCTTACTGTGACCGTTTCACCGAGGAAGAAAACATAGCAGCTGCTGCGTTGGCTCATCTACGCAATGGACCATCGGTAATACGGCATACCACCGCTTTGGTTGTCTAG
- the LOC131684416 gene encoding peptidyl-prolyl cis-trans isomerase NIMA-interacting 4-like, producing the protein MPPKKDAKGGAKAAPAKGGGGKKGGTGAGDEGGKEKKGGSAVKVRHILCEKQGKILEALEKLKEGQSFNVVATNYSEDKARQGGDLGWQIRGAMVGPFQDAAFALPISTINAPKYTDPPIKTKFGYHIIMVEGKK; encoded by the exons ATGCCCCCAAAGAAAGATGCCAAAGGTGGCGCCAAGGCTGCGCCTGCCAAAGGTGGTGGTGGAAAGAAAGGTGGAACCGGTGCCGGCGATGAAG GTGGGAAAGAAAAAAAGGGAGGCAGTGCTGTTAAGGTGCGACACATTCTGTGTGAGAAACAAGGCAAAATATTGGAAGCATTGGAAAAACTGAAGGAAGGACAGAGCTTCAATGTAGTGGCGACAAATTACAGTGAAGATAAAGCTCGGCAAGGAGGTGATCTTGGATGGCAAATTCGGGGGGCCATGGTTGGTCCTTTCCAAGATGCTGCGTTTGCGCTACCAATATCAACGATAAATGCACCAAAATACACCGATCCACCAATTAAAACCAAATTTGGCTACCACATAATTATGGTCGAGGGcaagaaataa